A window from Bacillus sp. 2205SS5-2 encodes these proteins:
- a CDS encoding aspartate kinase translates to MGIIVQKFGGTSVGTVERIQSVAERVIEEYDRGNEVVVVVSAMGKTTDSLVSLCNGVSGNPPKRELDMLLSTGEQVTIALLSMAIHQKGYEAHSFTGWQAGIGTEKVFGNSRITSIDTKKIHAVLGAKKIAVVAGFQGITEDGEITTLGRGGSDTTAVALASALNADRCDIYTDVDGVYTCDPRFIDRARKLDSISYDEMLELANLGAGVLHPRAVEFAKNYCLPLEVRSSMEQRKGTRIEEEVSMEKSLAVRGVAFEEDIIRLTIFGLSNAVTGLSDIFSTLAHHHIDVDIIIQSQLGDGTMNLSFSIKEKDLSRTLLVLETEKSRLAFERVEFEKALAKVSIVGSGMVSNPGVAAKMFDVLTNEGIGIKMVSTSEIKVSVVVARNQIQAAASALHTAFQLDKSNIPI, encoded by the coding sequence CGAATACAATCAGTGGCAGAGCGAGTGATTGAAGAGTACGATAGAGGCAATGAAGTGGTTGTAGTTGTATCTGCTATGGGAAAAACAACGGATAGCCTTGTTTCTCTTTGTAATGGTGTGAGTGGAAATCCTCCAAAGAGGGAACTCGATATGCTTCTTTCAACAGGTGAACAGGTGACGATTGCCTTGTTATCAATGGCCATTCACCAAAAAGGATACGAAGCACACTCATTTACTGGTTGGCAAGCTGGAATTGGAACAGAAAAAGTTTTCGGAAATTCTCGAATTACTTCTATTGATACAAAGAAGATTCACGCAGTACTTGGGGCAAAAAAAATTGCTGTAGTAGCAGGATTTCAAGGAATAACAGAAGATGGGGAGATTACAACCTTGGGAAGAGGGGGATCTGATACAACGGCTGTCGCCTTAGCTTCCGCTTTGAATGCTGATCGATGTGATATTTATACTGATGTAGACGGAGTGTATACTTGTGATCCACGCTTTATTGATAGAGCTAGAAAACTTGATAGTATCTCCTATGATGAAATGTTAGAACTCGCCAACTTAGGGGCCGGAGTACTTCACCCAAGAGCGGTTGAGTTCGCTAAAAATTATTGTTTGCCACTAGAAGTTCGATCAAGTATGGAGCAGAGAAAAGGAACTCGTATAGAGGAGGAAGTATCAATGGAAAAAAGCTTAGCAGTACGAGGAGTTGCCTTTGAAGAAGATATTATACGATTGACGATTTTTGGGTTATCGAATGCAGTAACAGGGTTGTCAGACATCTTCTCTACGTTAGCTCACCATCATATTGACGTAGACATTATCATTCAAAGTCAACTTGGAGATGGAACAATGAACCTTTCTTTTTCCATTAAAGAAAAAGACCTTTCCCGAACATTATTGGTATTAGAAACAGAAAAATCTCGTCTTGCTTTTGAGCGGGTAGAGTTCGAAAAAGCATTGGCAAAAGTTTCAATCGTTGGGTCTGGAATGGTATCAAATCCTGGGGTTGCCGCAAAAATGTTTGATGTTCTCACAAACGAGGGCATTGGCATAAAAATGGTCAGTACGTCAGAAATCAAAGTATCAGTAGTGGTCGCTAGGAACCAAATACAGGCCGCAGCAAGTGCGCTACACACAGCTTTCCAATTGGATAAAAGCAATATTCCTATTTAA
- a CDS encoding YslB family protein translates to MKKTEEEDFQSTLVSAFSYELLRDTLIPDLLGKHTADLSYWAGKHLARKFPLATNEETVNFFQEANWGILTLMKEKKHRKTFTLSGQVVKKRLEMNNDACFKLEAGFLAQQYEQQHHVLTEAIESVQKRSSSVELTVQWDDTDFVKSDK, encoded by the coding sequence TTGAAGAAAACTGAAGAGGAAGATTTCCAAAGCACACTCGTATCAGCGTTTAGCTATGAACTGTTGCGAGATACATTAATACCAGACCTGTTAGGAAAACATACAGCAGATTTGTCCTACTGGGCAGGGAAACATTTAGCTAGAAAATTCCCGCTTGCCACCAACGAAGAGACAGTTAATTTTTTCCAAGAAGCGAATTGGGGAATTTTAACATTAATGAAAGAAAAGAAGCACCGAAAGACTTTCACTCTATCTGGACAGGTCGTAAAAAAACGACTAGAGATGAATAACGACGCGTGTTTTAAACTAGAGGCAGGTTTTCTTGCTCAACAATACGAGCAGCAACACCACGTTTTAACAGAAGCGATTGAAAGCGTTCAAAAACGGTCTTCTTCTGTTGAGCTAACTGTCCAATGGGATGATACTGATTTTGTAAAGAGTGACAAATAG